In the Primulina tabacum isolate GXHZ01 chromosome 7, ASM2559414v2, whole genome shotgun sequence genome, ACGTATTGATATCTGGTTATGCTTGAAGCAGTGCAGTAAGATGTCATTTCTATATTGTGGGCTCTATTTGAGGGACCTCCTTTCAAAGTCTGAATTTGAGTTCTCTGTAATGCATGCTTGGGCCATTTGGAAAGAGCTCTGTAGGTTGAAACACCATTCTCATCAGCAACCCCATTCGATTAAGGTTGACTGGATGCTCTCATATCTAGatgaatttcgaaaatcctgGAGTGCTAGTCTGCCTCAGTCTTTGACTAATCAGCATATTAAAGTGAAGAAGTGGACGAAACCTTTTCTGGGGCATTTCATGCTTGATGTTGCTGTGGGGTTCAATGAGATGAATGGTCGTTTTTTGTCTTGGTGCAGTGATTCGGTATCACCGTGGTAATATTTGCGCCGCTGCAGCTCGGGGTATTCACTACCTGTGGTTGCTGCAAAACTCATCGCCATACAACATGGTTTGCTGCTTGTGATTCAAGGTGATTTTGTTAATGTATGGGTGCTTTTTCTGATTCTTCAATTGTCGTCCAAGCAGTGCTTCAAGAACGGACAATCTCAGCCCCTGAAGGCCTTATTTTGTCGAACATTTTAGCTCATTTTGATTCTGGTAGTTTTAATATAATTTGTTATAATATTAGTAGACCTGCGAACAAGGTGACTCGTTGTTTTGCCAAAATTGTATTTTTACGCTCTTCACTTTTGACTTAGGTTCAAAGTTCTTACTCATTTTGGTTGTGGATATAACTCtatcgaatttttttttaataatatatcagGTCATTGAAAGGAAAAAATATGGAGAACTAATCCAAAAAAGtggaaataaaatataaattgagGCATATCGCAGTACTGGAAAATTTGATGGGGCTGACTTGTGAGGCAATTCAACAGTGAAAATTAACTCGTTTCATTTCTATTTTATGTGTGAGGTTTGCAAATTAACCAACATGCGATGGTCGGTTGGCAAATTTCACACCAAATTTACAATATTAGTTCGCACCGAATCACTTGCCAccattttcttcaaaaaaattcaTCCTTTACCCAGTTACAAAAAATTTATCCTATATTCTTCCAATTTATCCGTTTTTCACTGTATTCTTCGTGTGCCTTTCCTCAAGAAATTTGCGACCATGCCATTTCACCAATCGAAACGTACCCTGTTTCTTCAGGGAGAGGTACGACGCTATATGACGTGTCCCAATTAGTCGACAAAATGACTCACAGAATACAGAAAAGGTCTGACTATCCACTCTTGCGGGATGTTTTCAAGATTGTTCAAATTGTTACCATGAATCCGAGTGCTGTCAATGCCGCATTGGTGCATGCATTGGCTTTGAAACAAGGAGCTCTTGCTGATTTACCTTTCGCTACTTCTGTTCTGACTGCTTATTCAAGAGCTAAAGATTTTCGCTCTTCCTTGGGTTTATTTGGTGAAATTCTTGATAAAGATGTTGTGTTTTGGAATGCGATGATAACTGCATGCACAGAGAACAAGTGCTTTGAGACTGCAGTagattttttcaagaaaatggtCGGTGAGGGGTATGGATATGATCTAACGACTCTTGTTGTGGTGATGACCGTTCTTTCGAATTTGAGGAGTTCTATAAAAGGCCAAATTGTTCATGGGTTTAGTATCAAAACAGGAATGCTTAAAGATTTAGTTTTTAGTAATGCTTTGATTGATATGTATGCAAAATGTGGCGACTTGGAGTCATCGGAGTGTATCTTTGCAGGGATAGAATATAAAGACATAGTGTCTTGGAATACAATTATCAGTGGTTGTCTTCATAATAACTGTCCCAATGAGGCCCTCCGGTACTTAAGACACATGATTACCAGTAAAAATGCAGTTGATCCTGTGACTATATCTTGTTCCATGGCAGCATGTACTTGTTTGCGAGAGTTTAATGTTGGTCTCGCAATTCATGGGTGGGGATTCAAATTGGGTTATGCGGAAAGCAACCACGTATCTGTTGCTAACTCACTTATTTCGTTCTATTTTCAATTTCATGATATCTGTGCTGCAATATATGTTTTTAAAGGAATGGTGATCAAGAATGTAGTTTCATGGAATGCCATGATCAAGGGATTTCTTCTTGTTGGAGAAGTTGGAGAAGCCTTTAATTTTCTACATGTTATGCAGTTTGTAGGATCAACACAACCTGATATTGCAACAATGGTTACCATAATCCCATTCTGTGCTGAACTCTTGCTACTGCGAGAAGGAAAAGCTGTTCATGGCTTCACGATTAGGAGAGAGATGGTATCAGAATTTTCAGTGATCAACAGTCTCATTAACATGTATTCCAAGAACAATTATGTCATAGAAGCCGAGTATCTATTCATGAACATGCCACAAAAAGACTTGGTTGCATGGAATACAATGATATTTGGGTATGCTCTAAACGGGCAACCTTATGAAGCTCAAACCTTATTCAAGAAAATGTTGGTTTGTTGTTCAAAATGTACGTTGTCAACTCTATTGGCAGCTATTGCATCTTGTGATTTTCCAGAGTCACTTCAATTCGGAAGATCAATTCACGTTTGGCATGTCAAATTAGGTTTTTCGGACCATAGTTTTGCTGTGAATTCCCTCATGCATATGTACACCATCTGTGGAGATTTGGCGGCTACTTTTGCATTATTAGGTGGAATCTCAGTTAAATGTGATGTTACCAGTTGGAACACTGTAATTGTTGGCTGCACACAAAATGGCTATTTTCAGGAAGCTTTAGAATCGTTCAACTTAATGAGGAAAACATCTGTTGCACTATATAACTCGACGACCCTTCTAAATGTTATATCAGCTTGTGGGAATCTTGGATCGAGTTTCCAGGGTAAGTTAATTCATGGTCTTGCTCTTAAAACTCCGGCTGGTTATGATGTACGAGTGCAAAATTCACTAGTAACAATGTATGGCAGAGTAGGAGATACTGAGAGTGCAAGATTAGCATTCAACCTTACCCATGACcacaatatatgttcatggaaCTGTGTAATATCTGCTCTGTCTCAAAACGAGGATGCTAAGAGAGCACTGGAATTGTTCCGTTCCCTTGATTTTGAGCCAAATGAAATTACCATTTCGACTGTTCTTTCAGCTTGTACCCAGCTTGGAGTCATGGCATATGGAAAACAGATCCACGGGCATGTTTTCAGGTTCGGTTTTCACAAAAATCCTTTCATATCTTCCGCTCTTTTGGACATGTACAGCAGTTGTGGCAGGTTGGACATTGCTGAAAAAGTGTTCCTAAGGTCATCAAAGAGGTCTATTTCCACCTGGAATTCCTTGATATCTGCCTATGGATTCCATAGTTTTGGGAAAAAAGCAATTGAAACGTTCCACGAAATGATCAGACTCGGGATTCATCCCTCAAATAGCACATTTACAAGCCTTCTTTCAGCTTGCAGCCATTCAAGGCTGGTTGATGAAGGGTGCATGTATTATGACCATATGTTCAGCAAATACCGAATCCAACCGGAAACCGAACATTATGTATGTATGGTTGATATGTTGGGTCGTTCTGGAAAACTCAGAGAAGCTTATGATTTTATCAAGAATCTACCATTGAAAAGTCCCCAACCAGGCATATGGGGTGCCCTGCTAAGTAGCTGCAGCTATCATGG is a window encoding:
- the LOC142552268 gene encoding pentatricopeptide repeat-containing protein At4g19220, mitochondrial, with product MVGWQISHQIYNISSHRITCHHFLQKNSSFTQLQKIYPIFFQFIRFSLYSSCAFPQEICDHAISPIETYPVSSGRGTTLYDVSQLVDKMTHRIQKRSDYPLLRDVFKIVQIVTMNPSAVNAALVHALALKQGALADLPFATSVLTAYSRAKDFRSSLGLFGEILDKDVVFWNAMITACTENKCFETAVDFFKKMVGEGYGYDLTTLVVVMTVLSNLRSSIKGQIVHGFSIKTGMLKDLVFSNALIDMYAKCGDLESSECIFAGIEYKDIVSWNTIISGCLHNNCPNEALRYLRHMITSKNAVDPVTISCSMAACTCLREFNVGLAIHGWGFKLGYAESNHVSVANSLISFYFQFHDICAAIYVFKGMVIKNVVSWNAMIKGFLLVGEVGEAFNFLHVMQFVGSTQPDIATMVTIIPFCAELLLLREGKAVHGFTIRREMVSEFSVINSLINMYSKNNYVIEAEYLFMNMPQKDLVAWNTMIFGYALNGQPYEAQTLFKKMLVCCSKCTLSTLLAAIASCDFPESLQFGRSIHVWHVKLGFSDHSFAVNSLMHMYTICGDLAATFALLGGISVKCDVTSWNTVIVGCTQNGYFQEALESFNLMRKTSVALYNSTTLLNVISACGNLGSSFQGKLIHGLALKTPAGYDVRVQNSLVTMYGRVGDTESARLAFNLTHDHNICSWNCVISALSQNEDAKRALELFRSLDFEPNEITISTVLSACTQLGVMAYGKQIHGHVFRFGFHKNPFISSALLDMYSSCGRLDIAEKVFLRSSKRSISTWNSLISAYGFHSFGKKAIETFHEMIRLGIHPSNSTFTSLLSACSHSRLVDEGCMYYDHMFSKYRIQPETEHYVCMVDMLGRSGKLREAYDFIKNLPLKSPQPGIWGALLSSCSYHGDVDMGREVARILFALEPENVSYYVALCNMYVAAGRWEEAVELRTLIHDKQLKKPAGYSVIDVGLR